The following proteins are encoded in a genomic region of Mahella australiensis 50-1 BON:
- a CDS encoding nucleotidyltransferase domain-containing protein codes for MAYTMPRKEERRAKLTSELDRALKAVITLNPQKVILFGSMSRGDIGSASDIDLLIIWDTDMPFLKRSGVFYDAIKPDVAMDILVYTPDEINQAIHTNSFIRHAIEEGVVLYEK; via the coding sequence ATGGCGTATACTATGCCGCGAAAGGAAGAAAGGAGGGCTAAACTTACAAGCGAGCTGGATAGAGCATTGAAAGCCGTTATAACACTTAACCCCCAAAAGGTTATATTATTCGGTTCCATGAGCAGGGGTGATATAGGCTCCGCCAGCGACATTGATCTTCTTATAATATGGGATACTGACATGCCCTTTCTTAAGAGGTCAGGCGTTTTTTATGATGCTATAAAACCCGATGTTGCAATGGATATACTAGTATATACGCCGGACGAAATAAACCAAGCCATTCATACAAACTCATTTATACGCCATGCTATAGAAGAAGGGGTTGTTTTATACGAAAAGTGA
- a CDS encoding HIT family protein — protein sequence MGCIFCDYLNNKAYIMENELAFAIYDNFPVNKGHMLIIPKMHYADYFDATPDEIIALNDLIKRAKGLLDNRFNPDGYNIGVNKEQGCALFG from the coding sequence ATGGGCTGTATTTTTTGCGATTATCTGAATAATAAGGCATATATAATGGAAAATGAACTTGCTTTCGCAATATATGATAATTTTCCTGTAAACAAGGGGCATATGCTTATTATCCCTAAAATGCATTATGCGGACTACTTTGATGCTACACCTGATGAAATAATTGCATTGAATGACCTAATTAAACGAGCCAAGGGATTGCTTGATAACAGGTTTAACCCGGATGGTTATAATATTGGCGTTAATAAGGAACAGGGCTGTGCCTTATTCGGTTGA